Genomic DNA from Sphingomonas hankookensis:
GTGTGGCGTTCGGGATTGCCGTTGGCGAAGTGAAACCGGCGCGCGGTCTTGATCGCGCACTCGACCGCTTCGGCGCCCGAATTGGTGAAGAACACCGTATCGGCAAAGCTGTTGTCGACGATCCGCTGCGCCAACGCCTCGCCTTGGGGGCTGCCATAGAGGTTGCTGACATGGATCAGCGTCGCGGCCTGTTCCTGGATCGCCTTGGTCAGATGCGGATGGCCATGGCCCAGCGCGTTGACGGCGATACCGGCGGCGAAGTCGAGATATTGGGTGCCGTCCTCACCATAAAGATAGCAGCCCTCGCCTCGGACCGGACGCACGCCGCACCGTGGATAGACGGGCATGAGCGCGGGGGTCGTCATCGAACTGCTCCTTCATGAGAAATATCGGCGTTCAAAACGCAAAAGGGCGGCCAACCGGGCCGCCCGGAGCGGCGCTGTACCGCCCCTTGGGGCGTTACGTCAATTCTTGAGCTTCCACCCCGACCGCAGCAACGCGTAGCAGCCGATCGCCATCGCGATATCGACCAGCAGAATGACCGCACCGCCCAGCAGCACCGGCGAATCGGCGCGTTCGAGGAAGCCGTAACGGAAGCCCGAGATGATGTAGAAGAACGGGTTCAGGTGGCTGATCGATCGGAACAGCGGCGTCAGCGCTTCGACCGAATAGAAAGTGCCCGACAGCAGCGTCAGCGGCCCGATGACGAAATTGGTGATAGCGGCGGCATGGTCGAACTTCTCCGCCCAGATCGACGTCATCACCCCGGCCAGCGCCAGGAAGGTCGAACCGAACAGCCCGAACCACAGCACCGCGCCCGGATGGCGCGGCATCACATGGACGCCGGGATAGAGCAGCATCGCCCCCCACAGCACGAACCCGACGAGGAACGCGCGGGTCACCGCACCCCCGACCAGCGCGGCCAGCAATTCGCCGGTCGACAGCGGCGGCATCAGGTAATCGACCACCGTCCCCTGGATCTTGCCGACCAGCAGCGCGAAGCTGGAATTGGCGAACGCGTTGTTCAGCATCGCCATCGCGATCAGCCCAGGCGCCACGAAATCGGGGAACGGCACGCCCAGCACGGTGCGCCCCGCCCCGCCCATCGCGACCGAAAAGATCACGAGGAACAACAACGTCGTGACCGCCGGTGCCCAGATGGTCTGAAGCTGCACCTTGAAGAAACGGCGCACCTCCTTGATATAGAGCGTGCGCAGCCCACCCCAGTTCACGTTCCGGATGACCGGCACGCCGGGGTCGGCGATGATGATTTTCGTGCGCGACGGGGATTGTTCCTGCATGGCTGTGTCGCCTAATCGCTGGCGCGCGCGGCGGCAAGGATCATGGTCGTCTGCGCGATGACGAGTTGAAGGACGAAGACGGGCATGAGCTGGACCGAAGAACGCATCGCGACACTGGCCAAGATGTGGGAATCGGGGATGACCGCAAGCCAGATCGCCGAGGAACTGGGCGGGATCAGCCGCAATGCGGTGATCGGCAAGGCGCATCGCCTGGGCTTGCAGTCGCGCCCCTCGCCGGTGAAGTCGAACGATGCGGCGAAGGCTGCGGCCCCCGCGCCCAAGCCAGCGGCGGCGCCCGAACCCGCTCCGGCCGTCGCGGCCCCGCCGCCCCCTCCGCCCGCGCCGAAGCCGGCGCCTGCGCCCGAACCGAAGCCCGAACCGGTCGCCGCCGCGCCGGTGGAGAACGATCCGTTCACGCCGCTGCCCGAGGACGATCAGGCCGACGAGGTCGAGGACGTGGAGGAAGACGAAGCCCCCGCCGTCGCGCCGCGCCGTGCCGAACCGGTGATGCGCTCGGTCGGTCCGGGCGGCTTCCTGCGTCAGAACCCGGGCGAACAGAGCGCCCCGCTGACCCCCGCCCCGCCCCGCCGCCTGGTGCCGGCGCGGCCGAGCGACGCGATCGCCGGCAAGACGACGCTGCTCGACCTGAACGACCGCATCTGCAAATGGCCGATCGGCCATCCGGGCGAACCGGACTTCCACTTCTGCGGCGAGAAGGTGAATCCGGGCTTCCCCTATTGCGTGGACCATTGCGGCCATGCGTATCAGGCGCAGCTCCCCCGCCGCGACCGCCGTCCGCCGCCGCCGCTACCCTATGGTGGCCCGCGGGTTCGTTAATCGCGCAAGGCCGAGCGAAAGCTCGGCCACGCTCTCAGGCGATCAACCCGGCCGGCGCGGCCCAAAGCCGCGACCGACGGCATGGGCTTTGCCCATGCCGGCCAACCCTCTCAAAACCGAAAATTCGCCCGGACGCGCGCGCTATGCCAGTCGAACCGGCGATCCGCGTTGCCTGTGAACGGCAACCGCTCCACCTGCCCGCGCGACCGTTCGGTAACGCTGGCGAAGGTGTAGAGCACACCGATCGAGAAGCGCTCGGACACCAGCTGATCCACCCCGCCCCCGGCAGTCCATCCCAGGCCATTGCTGCGGTTGCGGTCTGCGGCGAACCCGTCGACCGCGTTTGCGGCCGGTCCGCGATCGATCCGCGCCAGCACCGCGCCGCCCGTCACATAGGGCAGCGTACTGCCGAGCGCATAGCCGGCGCGCAGCCGCCCCTGCGTGTTCCAATCCATGACCTGGCGATACGCTGCTGCATCGTCGCATCGCCGGCGGCACGCCTGCCGATATTGCTCCGCCCCAGTTCCGCGACCGCTCCGACGACGACATCGCCGAATTGTACGTCATAGCCGACATGGCCGCCATAGCCCGACCGCTCGCCATCGCGGTGGCATCCGGTCTGGTCGGACGCGGCACGGTGACTGCACGCGATCGCACCGAACGTCGTGCGGTGCGTATCGGCGAACAGCTTGTCGAGATCATTGTCGCGTAGCGCCGAAACCTCGCGGTCGTCGCGCGGGAAATCCAGCCCCGCGCCGATCCCGGCATAGCCGCCGGTCCAGGGCCGCGGTTCCTGCGCAAGCGCCGGCATCGCCATGGCCGCCGTCGCCAGACCTGTCGTCATCAACCCTGCAAACCGCATCCGAACCCCGTTTTCCGCAGTGCCGATGCGTCGTCGAACGGCTCACACTGCGTCCCGCTCCCGCAGCGCAGCGTAACTTTTCATTGCCAAAAGTTGCCCGACGCGGTGCTTTGCGGATGGCCCCGTTTCGTTCTATACCCCGACCATGGCCGACAATCTGTTCGAAGCGAACATCCCCACCCCGCCCGCCTATGACGCGTCCTCGATCGAGGTGCTGGAAGGGCTGGAGCCGGTACGGCGGCGGCCAGGCATGTATATCGGCGGCACCGACGAACGGGCGCTGCACCATCTGGCCGCCGAGGTGCTCGACAATGCGATGGACGAGGCCGTCGCAGGCCATGCCACCCGGATCGAGGTGCAGCTGGACATCGGCAACCGGCTGACCATCATCGACAATGGCCGCGGCATCCCGGTCGATCCGCACCCGAAATTCCCCGACAAGTCGGCGCTGGAGGTCATTCTCTCCACGCTGCATTCGGGCGGCAAGTTCGCGGGCAAAGCCTATGCGACGTCAGGCGGCCTGCACGGCGTCGGCATCTCGGTCGTCAACGCCCTGTCGGTCGACACGGTGGTCGAGGTCGCGCGCGACCGGCAGCTGTATCGGCAGCGCTTCTCGCAGGGGCAGACGCTCGGCCCGCTCGAACATGTCGGCGCCGCCCCCAACCGGCGCGGTACGCTGGTCGCCTTCACGCCCGATGCCGAGATTTTCGCCGATTTACAGTTCAAGCCCGCGCGGCTGCACAAGCTGGTGCGGTCCAAGGCCTATCTGTTCG
This window encodes:
- a CDS encoding GcrA family cell cycle regulator gives rise to the protein MSWTEERIATLAKMWESGMTASQIAEELGGISRNAVIGKAHRLGLQSRPSPVKSNDAAKAAAPAPKPAAAPEPAPAVAAPPPPPPAPKPAPAPEPKPEPVAAAPVENDPFTPLPEDDQADEVEDVEEDEAPAVAPRRAEPVMRSVGPGGFLRQNPGEQSAPLTPAPPRRLVPARPSDAIAGKTTLLDLNDRICKWPIGHPGEPDFHFCGEKVNPGFPYCVDHCGHAYQAQLPRRDRRPPPPLPYGGPRVR
- a CDS encoding ABC transporter permease gives rise to the protein MQEQSPSRTKIIIADPGVPVIRNVNWGGLRTLYIKEVRRFFKVQLQTIWAPAVTTLLFLVIFSVAMGGAGRTVLGVPFPDFVAPGLIAMAMLNNAFANSSFALLVGKIQGTVVDYLMPPLSTGELLAALVGGAVTRAFLVGFVLWGAMLLYPGVHVMPRHPGAVLWFGLFGSTFLALAGVMTSIWAEKFDHAAAITNFVIGPLTLLSGTFYSVEALTPLFRSISHLNPFFYIISGFRYGFLERADSPVLLGGAVILLVDIAMAIGCYALLRSGWKLKN
- a CDS encoding outer membrane protein; this translates as MDWNTQGRLRAGYALGSTLPYVTGGAVLARIDRGPAANAVDGFAADRNRSNGLGWTAGGGVDQLVSERFSIGVLYTFASVTERSRGQVERLPFTGNADRRFDWHSARVRANFRF